The stretch of DNA TCCCGTACTAAATAAATACCCGCGAAACCAAAAATTCACCTTAGCCGACCGCATCCAAGACCAACTCTCCGGGCTATTGGAATTATACATTGAAGCGTATTATTCGTCAGCAGCTAAAAAACGGCCATTACTTTTTAAAGCAAATATTGAATTGGAAAAGTTACGGCATTATTTTCGACTTTCTTATGAATTGGGACTTTTCCATTCCAATAAATACGAAGCATTTGCGCTTCGGCTCAATGAAATTGGCCAGATGACCGGAGGATGGCTTAAGTCTTTACCCCAATAAAAAAAAATCGGAGCGCTGCGCGCTAAAAAAAAAGGGTAAAAGGGTAAAAGGGCTAAAGGGTTAGTACCGGGCTACTCGAAAGCCAATAGCGCTGAACCAGCCATCGGCAACGATCCAGAAGCGGTACGAAACGCGGCAATTGTAAACGTAATAGTCCCAAGAACCGCCACGAACCACTCGGCGAGCCGAATCTCCGCCAGTAAGCCAAGCGCTGCCATCCTTAGGTGCTCCCTCGTAATTATCATGCCAGTGATCGGCACACCATTCCCATACATTGCCACTCATATCGTATAGTCCCAATTCGTTAGGAAATTTTAATCCGACTGGCTTGGTTTGATCATGGCTATTTTGATCATACCACCCGACTTCATTCAAGTCATTACTTCCGGCATAACTAAATCCACTTTGATGTTTGCCTCCGCTAGCTGCGTATTCCCATTCTGATTCACTTGGTAGCCGATATGCTTTTCCCGACTGAATACTCAACCATTGACAGTATTCAATAGCACCATACCAGGTCACATAGATCACCGGATGATCTTCATAACCCTTAGCAGCCTGCCATTGCCTCCCTTTTTGCTGAATACCCCAAGAATGCTCATAAACCATTCCTTCACCTTCATGCTCGTGTCCTTTAACTTTATCGCTTTGATAATCATTTAAAAAAACGGCATATTGGGCATTGGTTACCGGATATTTACCCATAAAAAAGTCCGGGACAGTAACCTCATGGATTGGCTGTTCCGATTTATATGCGGTACTCCCCATCTTGAAGGTCCCGCCTTCTACCTCCAGCATTTCCGGCCAGGTACTTATCAAAAGAGGGTTGTTTATTTCATTGGTCATATTGGAAGGCTTGTTTCGTAATCCTAAATATAATCATATTCTATTTTTAAATGCCTCAGGTGGGACTAAAGGGCGCGATTCTAAATTGTTCCGCCCTGTTTTATGTATATCTGAATGTTTTTCAATAAGTTAGCCCATCGACCTGCGAGGAATGCACATCTTAAGGTGAGCATTTTATCGAGGTTTTGTGCGTACCAAAAAGCACTGGGCCCTTTGAATCTCAGATTGATGACTCTTCGAATGGCCGACTCTAAAAAAGTTTCGACAACCTTGCAAATGAAAAAGCCGTC from Saprospiraceae bacterium encodes:
- the avd gene encoding diversity-generating retroelement protein Avd, with the protein product MQKAYDLLKFTIPVLNKYPRNQKFTLADRIQDQLSGLLELYIEAYYSSAAKKRPLLFKANIELEKLRHYFRLSYELGLFHSNKYEAFALRLNEIGQMTGGWLKSLPQ
- a CDS encoding formylglycine-generating enzyme family protein — its product is MTNEINNPLLISTWPEMLEVEGGTFKMGSTAYKSEQPIHEVTVPDFFMGKYPVTNAQYAVFLNDYQSDKVKGHEHEGEGMVYEHSWGIQQKGRQWQAAKGYEDHPVIYVTWYGAIEYCQWLSIQSGKAYRLPSESEWEYAASGGKHQSGFSYAGSNDLNEVGWYDQNSHDQTKPVGLKFPNELGLYDMSGNVWEWCADHWHDNYEGAPKDGSAWLTGGDSARRVVRGGSWDYYVYNCRVSYRFWIVADGWFSAIGFRVARY